The genomic window AATCAAAGTACGGGAGCATGACCTCAACCACACGTTTATCAACAGATGCCCCTGAGGCATTGTCCATGTATACGGCCGTCAAACCATTCACCATGGTCAGAACCACATCGTGCCGTCAGCTTCCAGCACCAGGTCGTTGAGGGTTGCCGCCCCTACGATCTCAACCTCAGGGATGAATTCACCCCTGTCCAGCCCTATCAACTGGGTACTGGCCTCACATACATACAGTTTTACGCCTGCTGCTACAGTCTGGTCCAGTATATCCTTAAGAGATGGGAAACTCCCGAGCTGCACTTTTTCAGCCTCTCCTTTCTTGACCACAGTGATACCCATCCCAAGAAAATACACTGTTGCATCAACGCCCATAGCCTTGGCGGTCTGGGCAAGCACCAGCGGGGAATACAACCTCTCGGGAGTGTTCACACCACTGGTCTGGACATATAATATCTTTTCATCACTCATCTTTCATATCTCCTTATTTATTTCGTTCTTTTGATAAGGAACCGGAAATTGTCACCCTGGTCC from ANME-2 cluster archaeon includes these protein-coding regions:
- a CDS encoding sulfur reduction protein DsrE, with protein sequence MSDEKILYVQTSGVNTPERLYSPLVLAQTAKAMGVDATVYFLGMGITVVKKGEAEKVQLGSFPSLKDILDQTVAAGVKLYVCEASTQLIGLDRGEFIPEVEIVGAATLNDLVLEADGTMWF